In Methanooceanicella nereidis, one DNA window encodes the following:
- a CDS encoding tetratricopeptide repeat protein, with translation MDEETGPNIKDNEAMYHILKAEVLREFGHPERAEESYVNAISMDPCNTKVRVRYGTLLLSMGRIDAALEELSAAVNIDPCNVQARLNYSIALREAGKLPEAASELYRSLCLEPNSSELLYQYAVTLEISGMPHEAEKAYLASIAAYPDNQKAHYDLGLLLWRLGCYEDALNELLEAVLLDPMDMAAAYNYGMMLENLGVYDDVESRLRDFARSEPESPTARYRYGIILERLGRFDDAELEYAAAVKIDGSGRDFGIACAAMLRRRGKEDDIESYIAKVSGGGIDEAAIDDIVYLSGNPEHLLNAYYYSFENCP, from the coding sequence GTGGATGAGGAGACCGGGCCAAACATTAAAGACAACGAGGCTATGTATCACATTCTTAAGGCCGAGGTGTTGAGGGAATTCGGCCACCCGGAGCGCGCGGAAGAATCATACGTTAACGCCATAAGCATGGACCCGTGCAATACAAAAGTCAGGGTCAGGTATGGCACTCTTCTTTTATCAATGGGCAGGATCGATGCGGCGCTGGAGGAGCTTTCCGCCGCCGTGAACATTGACCCGTGCAACGTCCAGGCCAGGCTTAATTATTCCATCGCGCTCAGGGAAGCCGGTAAATTACCTGAGGCGGCATCGGAGCTTTACAGATCTTTATGCCTTGAGCCTAACAGTTCGGAGCTTTTATACCAGTATGCTGTGACCCTTGAGATCTCCGGAATGCCTCATGAGGCCGAAAAGGCTTATCTTGCCTCTATAGCGGCATATCCTGATAACCAAAAGGCCCATTACGACCTCGGACTGCTATTATGGCGTCTCGGATGCTATGAGGACGCCTTGAATGAGCTTCTGGAAGCGGTATTATTAGATCCGATGGACATGGCCGCCGCGTATAATTATGGCATGATGCTGGAGAACCTGGGGGTTTATGACGACGTCGAGTCCCGTCTCAGGGACTTTGCCAGATCTGAGCCGGAGAGCCCGACGGCAAGATATCGCTATGGCATCATACTTGAAAGGCTCGGGAGATTCGATGATGCGGAGCTTGAGTATGCAGCAGCCGTAAAGATCGACGGGTCAGGCCGGGACTTTGGTATTGCCTGTGCAGCTATGCTCAGAAGAAGGGGAAAAGAGGACGATATAGAGTCGTACATTGCGAAAGTTTCCGGAGGCGGGATAGACGAAGCTGCCATTGATGACATTGTTTACCTGTCGGGAAACCCCGAGCATCTCCTGAACGCGTACTATTATTCTTTTGAAAATTGCCCGTGA
- a CDS encoding YgaP family membrane protein, which translates to MKRNIGTADRMIRLILGLILVAMGIYVWGLPGMLLILAGLFSVYESIAGWCVLYALLGKNTCPVEKI; encoded by the coding sequence TTGAAAAGGAACATAGGCACCGCGGACAGGATGATCAGATTGATCCTGGGACTCATTCTAGTAGCCATGGGCATCTATGTCTGGGGCTTGCCGGGAATGCTTTTGATCCTGGCAGGCCTTTTCAGCGTATACGAATCTATCGCAGGCTGGTGCGTGCTATATGCGCTTCTCGGGAAAAACACCTGCCCGGTGGAAAAAATATAA
- a CDS encoding endonuclease III domain-containing protein: MIKTIYELLVEEFGEVRWWPSDSDFEMITGAILTQRTRWENVEAAIAGLKRAGLMSPEAMSRASSGSIEDAIRPVGFYRQKARYIKGIAGYFSDHPMKDVFSLPEGPLRAEMLKLRGVGKETADCILLYAARKPVFVIDAYTKRMFGCLGMEGDYDALQDAFEGSMEKDPYVYGQYHGLIVEHGKRYCNKKRCEDCVVKRYKNIAGH, encoded by the coding sequence ATGATAAAAACGATCTACGAGCTGCTCGTCGAAGAGTTCGGAGAGGTACGATGGTGGCCTTCAGACAGTGACTTTGAGATGATCACAGGGGCCATTCTCACCCAGCGCACCCGGTGGGAAAACGTGGAGGCGGCCATCGCAGGGTTAAAGAGAGCGGGACTTATGTCCCCTGAAGCAATGTCCCGGGCTTCTTCAGGCAGTATCGAAGATGCCATAAGGCCTGTAGGTTTTTACAGGCAGAAGGCGAGATATATTAAAGGGATTGCCGGCTATTTTTCCGATCATCCTATGAAAGATGTATTCTCTCTTCCCGAAGGGCCGTTAAGGGCGGAGATGCTAAAGCTGAGGGGTGTGGGAAAAGAGACTGCGGATTGTATACTCCTGTATGCTGCACGGAAGCCAGTGTTCGTGATAGACGCTTATACGAAAAGGATGTTCGGGTGTCTCGGCATGGAAGGAGATTACGACGCTCTTCAGGATGCCTTTGAGGGCAGCATGGAAAAAGATCCTTACGTATATGGGCAGTACCATGGCCTGATAGTCGAGCACGGGAAGAGGTATTGCAACAAAAAACGCTGTGAGGATTGTGTCGTAAAAAGGTACAAAAATATCGCTGGCCATTAA
- a CDS encoding Mrp/NBP35 family ATP-binding protein yields MSSANVEDKKSDLKEQEDPCKSCSEKKGSSKCDNCPSAQSSADKAAKKAERDERIMKRLESIKYKIAIVSGKGGVGKSTITASLALNFSMMGYRVGVLDADVSGPNIPHLLGVEGHKLTGSELGIEPAMSRNGVKAVSSEMVLSTSDTPMLWRGPMRTTMVYQFIADVNWGSLDFLLVDLPPGTGDEPLSVMQMIPLDGIVIVSTSSNLSVLDVSKIINMARNLEVPILGLVENMSYLQCPDCDKQIRLFGENKVGQLSKHYGVDLIGQVPVDPQNSGVDELPADGRSLIVTSVRAIAEKIVSILKEKA; encoded by the coding sequence ATGTCATCAGCTAACGTTGAGGATAAAAAATCAGATTTAAAAGAGCAGGAAGACCCATGTAAATCCTGTTCCGAGAAGAAGGGATCAAGCAAATGCGACAACTGCCCGTCAGCACAATCGTCCGCCGATAAAGCGGCAAAAAAGGCTGAAAGGGACGAGCGCATCATGAAAAGGCTTGAAAGTATTAAATATAAGATCGCCATCGTTAGCGGAAAGGGCGGCGTCGGAAAAAGCACCATCACGGCCAGCCTTGCGCTTAATTTCTCCATGATGGGATACAGGGTCGGCGTGCTTGACGCCGATGTAAGCGGGCCTAACATCCCTCACCTGCTGGGTGTCGAGGGCCATAAGCTCACAGGCTCGGAACTCGGGATCGAACCGGCGATGTCGCGAAACGGCGTAAAGGCTGTCTCTTCCGAGATGGTGCTTTCTACCAGTGACACTCCGATGCTGTGGAGAGGCCCCATGAGGACGACCATGGTATACCAGTTCATCGCGGACGTTAACTGGGGAAGCCTTGATTTCTTGCTCGTCGACCTGCCTCCCGGCACCGGTGACGAGCCATTAAGCGTCATGCAGATGATACCGCTCGACGGCATAGTCATAGTCAGCACTTCTTCAAACCTGTCGGTGCTGGATGTCAGCAAGATAATAAACATGGCCAGGAACCTCGAAGTGCCCATACTTGGCCTCGTGGAGAACATGTCGTACCTGCAGTGCCCTGACTGCGATAAGCAGATAAGGCTGTTCGGCGAAAATAAGGTCGGCCAGCTTTCAAAACACTATGGAGTGGACTTAATAGGCCAGGTGCCTGTCGACCCGCAGAACAGCGGAGTTGACGAACTGCCGGCAGACGGAAGGTCCCTTATTGTGACTTCAGTGCGCGCGATCGCGGAAAAGATAGTATCGATACTAAAGGAAAAGGCATAA
- a CDS encoding OBG GTPase family GTP-binding protein has protein sequence MTIEEEIRTIQEEIDKTQKNKATMHHLGRLKAKMARLKDELIKKAMSKGGGDGGYSVKKSGDATVTLVGFPSVGKSTLINKLTDAKSEIGAYEFTTLDVIPGVMEYKDAKIQILDLPGLVKGAASGKGRGREVISVIRSCDLILMIIDVFNYQHIQVLEKELYDAGIRINQTPPDVTITKQIKGGITITSTVELSIDEETIKTVMGEYKMHNALINIREDVNIDQMIDVIRGNRVYIPSIMVINKIDLVDKEQIKMFPKDSIKISADRELNLETLRDVVYDQLGFINVYLKPQGESADMEEPLIMRRGCTVGDVCDRLHKDFRRKFRYAKVWGESAKHAGQRVGIDHSLEDQDVLTIIIQK, from the coding sequence ATGACAATAGAGGAAGAGATAAGGACAATCCAGGAAGAGATAGATAAAACCCAGAAAAACAAAGCTACAATGCACCACCTGGGAAGGCTTAAAGCCAAGATGGCGCGCCTTAAGGATGAGCTTATCAAAAAGGCAATGTCCAAAGGCGGCGGCGATGGAGGCTACAGCGTCAAGAAGAGCGGAGACGCCACAGTCACGCTCGTAGGTTTCCCTTCAGTCGGAAAGTCCACGCTCATCAATAAGCTCACGGATGCAAAATCAGAGATAGGAGCCTATGAGTTCACCACCCTTGATGTCATCCCCGGCGTCATGGAGTATAAAGACGCCAAGATACAGATACTTGACCTGCCCGGACTGGTAAAAGGCGCGGCATCAGGCAAGGGCAGAGGCCGTGAGGTCATATCCGTCATAAGAAGCTGTGACCTTATCCTGATGATCATAGACGTTTTTAACTATCAGCATATCCAGGTCCTTGAGAAAGAGCTTTATGATGCCGGCATTCGCATTAACCAGACCCCTCCGGACGTCACCATAACGAAGCAGATCAAGGGCGGCATTACTATCACTTCGACAGTGGAGCTTAGCATAGACGAAGAGACCATAAAGACCGTCATGGGCGAGTATAAGATGCATAATGCCCTGATCAACATAAGGGAAGACGTCAACATCGACCAGATGATAGATGTCATACGCGGTAACAGGGTCTATATACCGTCTATAATGGTCATTAATAAGATCGACCTTGTGGATAAAGAGCAGATCAAGATGTTCCCGAAGGACTCCATAAAGATATCGGCCGACAGGGAATTGAATCTTGAAACCCTGAGGGATGTGGTATACGACCAGCTCGGTTTTATTAACGTATACCTTAAGCCGCAGGGAGAGTCCGCAGATATGGAAGAGCCCCTTATCATGAGAAGAGGGTGCACTGTGGGCGACGTATGCGACCGCCTTCACAAGGACTTCAGGAGAAAGTTCAGGTATGCCAAGGTATGGGGCGAATCCGCAAAGCATGCAGGCCAGAGGGTCGGGATAGACCATTCGCTTGAGGACCAGGACGTCCTGACGATAATAATCCAAAAATGA
- a CDS encoding ribosome biogenesis/translation initiation ATPase RLI yields MRIAILDKERCKPRNCGTECIKYCPKVRSGDETVVMGEDGKPVISEELCVGCGICIKKCPAKAIMIIGLPDKLEGQLTHRYGDNGFALYGLPIPSTGRVSGILGPNGVGKSTAVKILSGQMMPNLGSKTTTWDDVYKFFSGSELQDYLKRVSGKSIKTSQKPQYVDLIPKAFKGKVSQLLKRADERGMLDSMAADLDLTNILDREISDLSGGELQRVAIAACIMRDAGFYFFDEVTPYLDIFQRIKVAKIIKKMGEEKNVMVVEHDLAILDLLADMVHVAYGEPGGYGVITHPKGVRVGINEYLKGYLPEENIRIRPQPIEFDVKAPKEQKDVEKLIDFGSFSKTFEKFRLDVKGGQLRKREVVGIVGPNGIGKSTFAKLLAGVMDPDAGKLDFKVKISYKPQYIKTDIDMSVRMFLRSISPKFDTSYVRTEILLPLQIERLMDCNVNDLSGGELQRVAIAACIGREADIYILDEPSAHLDVEQRTLATKVIKRFAENNDVTVMVIDHDIYMIDLLADRLLVFDGEPGVSGEVHGPFEMREGMNRFLSSLDITFRRDEETRRPRVNKPESNLDREQKKIGEYYYLPQTE; encoded by the coding sequence ATGAGAATAGCCATACTTGATAAAGAACGCTGCAAGCCAAGGAACTGCGGCACAGAATGCATAAAATATTGTCCCAAGGTAAGAAGCGGGGACGAGACCGTGGTGATGGGAGAGGATGGAAAGCCCGTCATATCGGAAGAGCTTTGCGTAGGATGCGGCATCTGCATTAAGAAATGCCCTGCCAAGGCCATTATGATCATTGGATTACCTGACAAGCTGGAAGGCCAGCTTACACATCGGTACGGGGATAACGGATTTGCGCTATACGGCCTCCCGATACCTTCTACGGGAAGGGTAAGCGGCATACTTGGTCCGAACGGTGTAGGTAAGAGTACCGCCGTTAAGATCTTATCGGGCCAGATGATGCCCAACCTGGGCAGCAAGACTACCACGTGGGACGACGTCTATAAGTTTTTCTCCGGGTCGGAGCTTCAGGACTACCTCAAGAGAGTGTCCGGCAAATCCATAAAGACATCTCAAAAACCCCAGTACGTAGACCTCATACCAAAAGCTTTCAAGGGGAAGGTCTCCCAGCTCCTGAAAAGGGCTGACGAGAGGGGCATGCTGGACAGCATGGCCGCAGATCTCGACCTTACGAACATACTGGACCGCGAGATATCGGACCTTTCCGGAGGAGAGCTGCAGCGTGTCGCTATAGCGGCATGCATCATGAGAGACGCCGGTTTCTATTTCTTTGACGAAGTGACGCCGTACCTTGACATCTTCCAGCGCATTAAGGTCGCCAAGATCATCAAGAAGATGGGCGAGGAAAAGAACGTCATGGTCGTCGAGCACGACCTTGCCATACTTGACCTGCTCGCAGACATGGTACATGTCGCCTACGGTGAGCCCGGAGGATACGGTGTGATCACGCACCCCAAGGGAGTGCGTGTCGGCATCAACGAGTACCTTAAGGGATACCTTCCGGAAGAGAATATCAGGATAAGGCCGCAGCCGATAGAGTTCGACGTCAAGGCCCCGAAGGAGCAAAAGGACGTCGAAAAGCTAATAGACTTCGGCTCGTTCTCTAAGACCTTTGAGAAATTCAGGCTTGACGTTAAAGGCGGCCAGCTAAGGAAGAGAGAAGTGGTGGGCATAGTGGGCCCCAACGGTATAGGAAAGAGCACGTTCGCTAAGCTCCTGGCCGGAGTGATGGATCCGGATGCCGGAAAACTCGACTTTAAAGTAAAAATATCCTATAAGCCACAGTATATCAAGACCGACATAGACATGAGCGTAAGGATGTTCCTGAGAAGCATCTCTCCAAAGTTCGATACCAGCTATGTAAGGACAGAGATATTGCTGCCGCTACAGATAGAGCGCCTTATGGACTGTAACGTTAACGACCTCTCAGGCGGAGAACTGCAGCGTGTCGCCATAGCGGCCTGTATCGGAAGGGAAGCCGATATTTACATCCTTGACGAGCCCTCCGCGCACCTGGACGTTGAGCAGAGGACGCTGGCCACGAAGGTCATAAAACGGTTCGCGGAGAACAACGATGTCACAGTAATGGTCATAGACCACGACATATACATGATAGACCTGCTCGCTGACAGGCTGCTCGTTTTCGACGGCGAGCCTGGTGTAAGCGGAGAAGTCCACGGCCCGTTCGAGATGAGAGAAGGAATGAACCGCTTCCTGTCAAGCCTTGATATCACGTTCAGGCGAGACGAAGAGACAAGGAGGCCGAGGGT
- the npdG gene encoding NADPH-dependent F420 reductase, whose product MIKIAILGGTGDIGEGLALRLAQKHQVIIGSRDEEKSREAAKNYNERLVSRGLKDEILGMSNQDAAKDAEAVILAVKYQYAIQTLQSVIDVLDNQVLISPIVPMSKTKLCAYTPPETGSASKQICSVLSPDIKLVSTFHTLPAARLSDLDDPLGFDVIVCADDEDAKKVVMGLVEDLGDVRALDGGGIEESRLIEALTPLLVNLAIRNKLKNLSIKFV is encoded by the coding sequence ATCATTAAAATAGCTATTTTAGGCGGTACGGGCGATATCGGCGAAGGGCTGGCGCTGCGCCTGGCACAAAAGCATCAGGTCATAATCGGCTCCAGGGACGAGGAAAAATCCCGGGAGGCGGCGAAAAACTATAACGAGCGTCTCGTATCCAGGGGATTGAAAGACGAGATACTGGGCATGTCGAACCAGGATGCGGCTAAGGACGCAGAAGCCGTCATACTCGCGGTAAAATACCAGTATGCCATACAGACTCTACAGAGCGTCATCGATGTGCTGGATAATCAGGTCCTTATCTCTCCCATCGTCCCCATGTCAAAGACGAAGCTGTGCGCATACACTCCTCCGGAGACCGGAAGCGCGTCGAAGCAGATATGCTCGGTGCTGAGCCCTGATATTAAGCTCGTCTCGACTTTCCATACACTGCCGGCCGCGAGGCTCTCGGACCTTGACGATCCGCTGGGCTTTGACGTTATCGTGTGCGCCGACGATGAGGACGCCAAAAAGGTCGTAATGGGACTTGTCGAAGACCTCGGGGATGTAAGGGCGCTGGACGGCGGAGGCATCGAGGAATCAAGGCTGATAGAGGCACTGACTCCGTTACTTGTCAATCTCGCGATAAGAAATAAGTTGAAAAACCTCTCCATAAAGTTCGTATGA